The DNA sequence CCCGGCCTGCCCGGTGGCGGCGCCCCCGGCGGCATGCCCGGCACGGGCGTCCCGGGCGCCCCGGGCATTCCCGGCGGCAAGACCGCGCCCGGCCTGCCCGGTCCCGGCGGTCCCGGCGGTGCCCCGCAGGCGCCGGCCCGCGACCGCGGCCAGCTGCCGCCCAAGGGCCCGCGCCCGCCGGCCAATCCGTCGCGGGCCGGCGGCCTGACGCAGAGCGGTCTGCCGACGCGCGTTCCCGGGGCCACCCCGGGCGCGGGCGCGCCGACCGGCGGCCCCAGCCTCTTCGACGCCCCGCCGCACGCCGGCGCGGGTGACGACGCCTCCGGCGGCAAGGGCGCCGACGGCCGGTCCGGCCTGCCGCCGCGCGGCAAGCGGCCCGCCGTGATCGCGCCGGTGGGCAACGGCCGCCGCCCGCAGCCGCCGCAGCGCGGCGAGGGCACCGGCTCCGACCTGCCCGTCCGCGGTGGCGGCGAGGCCGGCAAGGGTGGCGAGTCCACCAAGAGCGGCCTGCCCAAGCGCGGCGACCGGTCGAGCACGCCCGGCGGGCTCCCGGTCCGGGGCGCCGGCACGCCGTCCGGCCTGCCCGAACTGCCCGTCCGCGGCGGCGAGGACAAGCCCGGCACCGGCGGCCTGCCCCAGCGCGGCGGTGCCGGGAACGGCCTGCCCCCGCGCAACGCGCTCTCCGGCCTGCCCAAGCGCGGCGACCGCAAGAACACCCCCGCCGAGCCGCCGGCCCGTCCGGCGCCGAGCTGGGGCAACGACCGCTCCCCCGCCGCACCGGTGGACGACTGGCCGCTGGCCTCCAACGGTTCCTCGCGCGCCGAGCGGGACACCCCGCGCGGCCACGACAGCGTCGAGACCCCCGAGCGCGCCGAAGGACCGTTTGCCACCGGGCAGTTCCCGCAGCTCGCGCCCGTACCGGAGCCCGAGAGCAGCGGCACCGGCCGCCACGCGCTGCCCGCCGTCCCCGAGGGTGACGCGGACGGCCCGGGTGGCACCGGGCAGTACCCGCGCCTGGCGCCCGTGCCCGAGCCGGAGAGCAGCAGCACCGGCCGGCACGCGCTGCCCTCCCGTGACGCCGCGTCCCCGGCCGACCCGGGCAGCACCGCCGCCTTCCCGCAGCTGGCCCCCGTGCCGGACGCCGACGGCACCGGGCGGATCGTTCCGCCTGCCGGTGCCGGCCGCTTCGGACAGCAGGACGCCGGGCAGCGGGACGCCGGGCGACAGGACACCGGCCGGTTCGACACGGGCCAGTTCGAGACGGGCCGGTTCGACACCGGACAGTTCGACACCGGGCAGTTCGACACCGGGTCCGGCAACGCCCCCCGGCACGACGGCACGCGGGAGTCGACGCCGCTCTTCCAGGAGCTGGAGTCGCACTGGTTCCAGGACCAGGAGACCCGCGAGCGGGCGCCGGAGCCGGCGGCCGAGCCCGAGGCGCCCCGCGGTCTGCCGCGCCGGGCCCCGCGCGCCGAGGCCCCCGCTGCCCCCACCGCCCCCGACGTCACGGCCCAGACCCCGCTGCCGGACTGGCGCGAGTCCCCCAACGACGAGCGCTGGCGCCGGGCCGAGCAGGTCCGGGTGCCCGCCGCGGACGGAACCACCTCGTCGGGCCTGCCCCGCCGGGTCCCCCGGGCCAACCTCGTCGAGGGCACGGCCCAGCAGCAGGCCCTGCCGGAGGGTCCGCAGGTCTCGCGCGCGCCCGACGACGTGCGCGGCCGGCTGACCAACCTCCGCCGGGGCATTCAGCAAGGACGTCAGGCCGGCACCAGCCCGGCCACCGGTAGCCACCACGGTGGCCCCACCTACCAGCAGGAGCGTTAGTTGAGTCCGATGAGCCAGGCGGCGCAGAATCTGAACTGGTTGATCACCAACTTCGTGGAGAGCACCCCGGGGGTGTCCCACACGGTGGTGGTGTCCGCCGACGGACTGCTGCTGGCCATGTCCGAGGGGTTCCCCCGGGACCGCGCGGACCAGCTGGCGGCGGTGGCCTCCGGCCTGACCTCCCTGACGGCCGGTGCCTCGCGCATCTTCGAGGGCGGGCCCGTCAACCAGACCGTGGTGGAGATGGAGCGCGGCTTCCTCTTCATCATGTCCATCTCCGACGGCTCCTCGCTGGCCGTGCTGGCGCACCCGGAGTGCGACATCGGCCTCGTCGGCTACGAGATGGCCCTGCTGGTCGACCGCGCGGGCAACGTACTGACGCCCGATCTCCGCGCCGAACTGCAGGGAAGCCTGCTGAACTGACCGTACACACACCGCAAATCCCGTCCGACCGTACGGCCGAAAGCTCCCACCGGCCCCCGCTCGACGGCATCATTGCCTTCCTGCTGTCCCGCCCGGAGGATTCATGACCCCGCCCGTCTCGCCCGGCCCGTACGGCGCCTCGCACCACATGCCGTACGGGAGTGAAGGCGACCAGCCACTGGTCCGTCCCTACGCCATGACGGGCGGCCGGACCCGGCCGCGCTACCAGCTCGCCATCGAGGCGCTGGTCAGCTCGACCGCCGACCCGGCCCAGCTGGGCAACCTGCTGCCCGAGCACCAGCGGATCTGCCACCTCTGCCGTGAGGTGAAGTCGGTCGCGGAGGTCTCCGCGCTGCTGAACATGCCGCTCGGCGTGGCGCGGATCCTGGTGGCCGACCTGGCCGAGGCCGGGATGGTGGCGATCCATCAGCCGGGCGGCGGCGGCGAGGCCGGCGGAACGCCGGATGTGACACTGCTCGAAAGGGTGCTCAGTGGACTTCGGA is a window from the Streptomyces mobaraensis genome containing:
- a CDS encoding roadblock/LC7 domain-containing protein, encoding MSQAAQNLNWLITNFVESTPGVSHTVVVSADGLLLAMSEGFPRDRADQLAAVASGLTSLTAGASRIFEGGPVNQTVVEMERGFLFIMSISDGSSLAVLAHPECDIGLVGYEMALLVDRAGNVLTPDLRAELQGSLLN
- a CDS encoding DUF742 domain-containing protein, with amino-acid sequence MTPPVSPGPYGASHHMPYGSEGDQPLVRPYAMTGGRTRPRYQLAIEALVSSTADPAQLGNLLPEHQRICHLCREVKSVAEVSALLNMPLGVARILVADLAEAGMVAIHQPGGGGEAGGTPDVTLLERVLSGLRKL